The following are encoded together in the Poseidonibacter lekithochrous genome:
- a CDS encoding DUF4006 family protein, whose protein sequence is MAGNTQMNENERGIFKLNGITGMLIATVLLLTILAVLVFNSVLVQQKEANNFYKINQDLNGLKMNSTDNHKQYQLVGTGK, encoded by the coding sequence ATGGCTGGAAATACACAAATGAACGAAAATGAAAGAGGTATCTTTAAACTTAATGGTATCACTGGAATGTTAATTGCTACAGTATTGTTATTAACAATATTAGCAGTTTTAGTATTCAATTCAGTATTAGTACAACAAAAAGAGGCTAACAATTTCTATAAAATCAACCAAGATTTAAATGGATTAAAAATGAATAGCACAGATAACCATAAACAGTACCAACTTGTTGGTACTGGTAAATAA